In a genomic window of Acidisoma sp. PAMC 29798:
- a CDS encoding glycosyltransferase family 4 protein has product MRIAIDGRNLGTAEGTGVATYATVLLQACQREGVRTDVVTATGTSTKVTRLLRAAQPTRRLYSCGSDLVSPDLFRVAQVHFNLYRRPLPLRLHGHALPAIMHWTYPLPLHLRGVPNVVTIHDLIPLRQPELTGIASVRMRRLLAAVIAQAAVVVTVSETVRHEVIAEFGTAPERVVNLSQAIDLPAALLRDARTVTPLCPPGSFLVFGTVERRKNIGRLIQAHAESGVTRPLVILGPDGDGAAAELAPATRHPLGRTAVQRIVWSNRPALIRAIAEAHAVLFPSLAEGFGLPILEAMALGTPVMTSRGGATEEIAGGAALLIDPLSVRDMANGIAALDREADLPHQLRAAGLQRGKVFSLDAYAKRLRTLYETVGSLTRVTV; this is encoded by the coding sequence TTGAGAATAGCGATCGACGGCCGCAACCTCGGCACCGCTGAGGGCACCGGCGTCGCGACCTATGCGACCGTCCTCTTGCAGGCCTGTCAGCGCGAAGGAGTCCGCACCGACGTCGTCACTGCGACCGGCACATCCACGAAAGTCACGCGACTGTTACGCGCGGCTCAGCCGACGCGACGGCTTTATTCCTGCGGAAGCGATTTAGTATCGCCCGATCTCTTCCGTGTTGCGCAGGTACATTTCAACCTCTATCGGCGACCGCTGCCACTCCGGCTTCACGGCCATGCGCTACCCGCGATCATGCATTGGACCTATCCGCTGCCGCTCCATCTGCGGGGCGTGCCCAATGTGGTGACGATCCATGACCTGATTCCTCTCCGCCAGCCGGAACTGACGGGCATCGCCTCGGTGCGGATGCGGCGGTTGCTGGCTGCGGTGATCGCTCAAGCGGCAGTCGTCGTGACGGTTTCGGAAACCGTTCGCCACGAGGTGATCGCAGAATTCGGCACAGCGCCTGAGCGCGTCGTCAACCTATCCCAGGCCATCGATCTGCCGGCAGCCCTGCTTCGGGATGCGCGGACGGTGACGCCGCTGTGTCCGCCGGGCAGTTTCCTGGTCTTCGGCACCGTGGAGAGGCGCAAGAACATTGGCCGTCTCATCCAAGCCCATGCGGAGAGCGGCGTGACGAGACCGCTTGTCATTCTGGGTCCAGACGGGGATGGAGCAGCGGCCGAACTGGCCCCGGCGACCCGCCATCCTCTTGGCCGTACCGCGGTGCAGCGCATTGTCTGGTCCAACCGACCAGCTCTCATTCGCGCCATAGCGGAGGCGCACGCCGTGCTATTTCCCTCCCTCGCGGAAGGGTTTGGTCTGCCGATCTTGGAAGCGATGGCGCTCGGCACACCAGTCATGACATCGCGGGGGGGCGCCACGGAGGAGATTGCTGGCGGCGCTGCACTGCTGATCGATCCTCTCAGTGTTCGCGACATGGCGAATGGTATCGCGGCCCTCGATCGTGAGGCTGATTTGCCGCACCAACTCAGGGCGGCGGGCCTGCAGCGCGGCAAGGTTTTTTCCCTCGACGCCTATGCCAAGCGGCTCCGGACCCTGTACGAAACCGTCGGCAGCCTCACGCGCGTAACTGTGTAG
- a CDS encoding sterol desaturase family protein produces the protein MPPLVFAVVWLGLLVAATRATCLSPVRLLAAVGLVLAGLALWTLFEYLAHRFLFHYNARSTFGKRIIFLAHENHHIDPADPYRNIMPLSVSLVLAALFWLLFHVAFGVAGSGLYLGFILGYVIYDATHYACHQFPMRGRLLARVKRHHLRHHHAGLPANYAITAILWDRIFSTALKTKSRF, from the coding sequence ATGCCCCCGCTGGTCTTCGCCGTAGTCTGGCTAGGGCTATTGGTCGCGGCCACACGCGCGACGTGCCTGAGCCCTGTGCGGTTGCTAGCAGCGGTCGGCCTTGTTCTGGCCGGCCTGGCGCTGTGGACGCTGTTCGAATATCTCGCTCACCGCTTTCTATTTCATTACAATGCCCGTTCCACGTTTGGCAAGCGCATCATCTTCCTGGCGCATGAGAACCACCATATAGATCCCGCCGACCCCTATCGAAACATTATGCCCCTCAGCGTGAGCCTGGTGCTGGCAGCGCTGTTCTGGCTGCTCTTTCATGTCGCGTTCGGCGTCGCGGGGTCGGGACTGTATCTTGGTTTCATCCTCGGCTACGTCATCTACGACGCAACGCATTACGCCTGTCATCAGTTCCCGATGCGCGGCCGGCTTCTGGCGCGGGTGAAGCGACACCATTTGCGGCATCATCACGCTGGTCTGCCCGCTAACTACGCCATCACCGCGATCTTGTGGGACAGGATTTTCAGCACGGCGCTGAAAACCAAATCTCGCTTTTGA
- a CDS encoding aminotransferase class I/II-fold pyridoxal phosphate-dependent enzyme gives MNLVDYADRRFRFAGREVLGQVKHFMGSVDQLPQHDGHRPVSFGNYDYLGLSTDSRIRAAASEAALTQGVGVSASRLIGGERDFHAALEAELADFIGTEGTLCLVSGYLTNLTVIGHLLGARDLLLIDELSHNSIVAGSVGSRATTHIFKHNDLNDLERILTEARPQYGRCLIVVEGLYSMDGDIPDLPRLLEIKQRHDAWLLVDEAHSIGVLGATGRGLCEHWAVNPYEIDLIIGTLSKAFGACGGFVAAAKPVLDWLHYTLPGFVFSVGMSPPLAAGVRTAIDIVRIEPWRVEALHDNSRHFVMTAREFGLDLGPATGHGVVPVFFRDNMETVASANALLADGFYCPPIVQVGVPRDQPRLRFFLSTQHSHAEIDQALEIVAGTISGIRTAHEPVLTAIAVGD, from the coding sequence ATGAATCTAGTCGACTACGCCGATCGCCGTTTTCGTTTCGCTGGCCGAGAAGTCCTTGGCCAGGTCAAGCATTTTATGGGTTCGGTCGATCAACTGCCGCAGCACGACGGTCATCGTCCTGTTAGCTTTGGCAACTACGATTATCTGGGCTTGAGCACCGATTCTCGTATTCGCGCAGCCGCGAGCGAGGCAGCACTCACACAGGGCGTGGGGGTTTCAGCGTCGCGGCTGATTGGCGGCGAGCGGGATTTTCACGCGGCGCTTGAGGCGGAGCTTGCTGATTTTATCGGCACTGAGGGCACTCTTTGCCTCGTCAGCGGCTATCTGACGAACCTCACGGTGATCGGTCACCTGCTTGGGGCGCGGGATCTTCTTCTGATCGATGAGTTGTCCCACAACAGCATCGTCGCCGGTTCCGTGGGCTCGCGGGCGACGACCCATATCTTCAAGCACAATGACCTGAACGATCTTGAACGCATTCTGACGGAGGCGCGACCCCAATACGGTCGCTGCCTGATCGTGGTCGAGGGTCTTTACAGTATGGATGGTGACATACCCGACCTTCCCCGGCTGCTCGAGATCAAGCAGCGGCATGATGCTTGGCTGCTGGTCGATGAGGCCCATTCTATTGGTGTCCTGGGTGCCACGGGCAGAGGTCTCTGCGAGCATTGGGCTGTCAATCCGTATGAGATCGACCTGATCATCGGAACCTTGTCGAAAGCCTTTGGTGCCTGCGGCGGTTTCGTAGCAGCAGCCAAACCGGTGCTCGACTGGCTGCATTATACCTTGCCGGGCTTCGTCTTCAGCGTCGGCATGTCACCCCCGCTCGCCGCAGGGGTCAGGACGGCCATCGATATCGTGCGGATAGAGCCGTGGCGGGTTGAGGCGTTACACGACAATTCTCGGCATTTCGTGATGACTGCGCGGGAATTTGGGCTCGATCTAGGTCCCGCCACAGGACACGGCGTCGTGCCGGTCTTCTTTCGCGACAATATGGAAACGGTCGCCAGCGCGAATGCGCTTTTGGCGGATGGCTTTTATTGCCCACCCATTGTCCAGGTTGGCGTGCCCCGTGACCAGCCGCGCCTACGCTTCTTTCTCTCCACCCAGCATAGCCACGCAGAGATCGATCAGGCTCTTGAGATCGTCGCGGGCACGATCAGCGGGATACGGACGGCGCATGAACCGGTTCTTACGGCGATCGCAGTCGGCGACTAA
- a CDS encoding SDR family NAD(P)-dependent oxidoreductase, whose protein sequence is MVWGRKIAVKPYGAILVTGASSGLGAALAMHYARQDHLLLLWARNGERLAAVAAQCQACSRRDVLTRVIDLTDSVAVLAALRDDDSRTPIATAILAAGLGDMRKPDEVTERPEQAMALGLVNFVAATVMATVLAERMSARKGGQVVLIGSVAAFHALPFAPAYCGSKAGLLRFAQALRHGMQPFNVGVTLVSPGFIDTPMSRRLVSKKPWILSPEAAAERISLAASQNQGHLVLPWVFTLLRIADRLLPLPVRRFVLGRLRVQQHDLP, encoded by the coding sequence ATGGTGTGGGGCAGGAAGATCGCCGTAAAACCCTATGGTGCCATTCTGGTGACGGGAGCCTCGAGTGGTCTCGGCGCCGCACTAGCCATGCATTATGCACGCCAAGACCATTTGCTACTGCTTTGGGCCCGGAATGGCGAGCGACTAGCAGCAGTTGCTGCACAATGCCAAGCCTGTTCGAGGCGCGATGTTCTCACCCGCGTGATTGACCTCACAGATTCTGTCGCCGTCCTCGCGGCATTGAGAGACGATGACAGCCGGACGCCGATCGCTACCGCCATCTTAGCCGCAGGGCTAGGGGATATGCGTAAACCAGATGAAGTCACAGAGCGACCGGAACAGGCCATGGCGCTGGGCTTGGTGAACTTCGTCGCAGCGACCGTGATGGCAACAGTTTTGGCCGAGCGTATGTCTGCCCGAAAAGGCGGCCAAGTGGTCCTCATCGGCTCGGTCGCGGCGTTTCACGCTCTCCCCTTCGCACCAGCCTACTGCGGCTCCAAGGCCGGGCTACTACGATTCGCGCAGGCTCTGCGCCACGGCATGCAGCCGTTCAACGTCGGCGTTACTCTGGTTTCGCCAGGGTTCATTGACACCCCGATGAGTCGGCGACTTGTAAGCAAGAAACCGTGGATTCTGTCTCCCGAAGCCGCAGCAGAGCGTATTTCTCTTGCTGCATCGCAAAATCAAGGGCATCTCGTACTGCCGTGGGTTTTTACGCTGCTGAGGATTGCCGACAGACTCCTACCGCTGCCCGTCCGCCGCTTCGTCCTCGGGCGGCTTCGCGTCCAGCAACACGATCTTCCGTGA